TCAGAATCCTCCATGCCCTTGTGATTCTTTTAGGTATTTTACATTGTATGTTACTAGTGTAAAGTGAAGGGCAAAATCAGTTATTTGCCAGGTTGGTGCCTTTTTGAACCAGTTGTTCTGGGAAATAATTAGACTGTATTGTGATCTATGAATGCCTTGTATATTCTATTGGATTTCAGAATGATCTTTCCAATTTCTTGCCTTGTATATTCTATTGGATTTCAGAATGATCTTTCCAATTTCTTGCCTTGTATATTCTATTGGATTTCAGAATGATCTTTCCAATTTCTTGCCTTGTATATTCTATTGGATTTCAGAATGTTAATTTTATGCACAACTAATACTATGCGTCTTTTTCATTGTCGTTCAATCATATACATTACATATTTATAGGTTTTTCATATCCTCTAATATAGGGAATCTCCTATAACAACTCCTTTACATGGATAATTATGGGATAACAAATAAACAAATTCCTAACAAGTAAATTTGTATCTATCCTAAAGACTAACAAACCTATCACATGGGATTTGTGATTAGGCTCAAATATATAACTAATCATGTAATATTCCTAACACACTCCTGCCCCTCATTTTACATCATTCAGCAAATGGGGACAAGTGGACAAACCATAGTTGTAAAACTCGGACTTGCAATAACTTGGCAGgcccaaaaatttaaaaaacttgaGACTTGGCAATAACTCGACAAAtttattgaacatttgaaaatatataatttttaaaaatatttttcaaaaatatttagtATTTTGCAACTTTGGGACTAACAACACTTGATGAACACActtagtatttcatcaacaacacAAGGTAGGAGTAGGGACATACACATTTACATAGAATAAACAATAGTGGAACTTGCCTCACTATGCTTCTTCAGTAGGATTGACCTTATTGGACTTTTATCCAAGGATAGGGACAAACTCATCTACGCATGGAACCAATAATAGTGGCAAACTCTTCCAGTTGAGGTCATACAAGTGGTTTGGAAAGGGACAAACACATCTATTTAACATTAAAGTTTTGAATAGGGACACACATCTATTCACAATAATTatgattggggacaaacacatccaataaCAAACAAAAAGTTTGAGGACTAAGTCCTTGTCATCATGCATGCAGCCATAGTTATAGAATTTTTCCACTGTGATCACAAACAACATGAGATGGTTGTTGTTGCCACCTAGGAACAAATCTTGGCTTTAGTAATTTTTCCACAAGTAGTTTTGTCACCAAAACAATTTTGCAATGCTGTCACTAGTGACTGATGATAGGCTGATGAATGTCCTCCAACCTCTCGTGCTATCATCTTCCAATTGATTTTCTACTTAGCAAATTTGGCTTTGAAGCTCAATTTTAGAATGCCCACCCATAAGATGGTTGTTGCATACAAGTGATAGTGTGTAACATCTCCTATTGGAATGTTACCTATTTCCCAATAGTTACATACATCATTTAACATCATTATGTCTTAAATTAGGTTATTGAGACATGAAGTatatataatgcaataaataactaattaaattTAAGGTTTGACCTCACTTCTTCCCCTAACCCTACGGAAAATGGTAGAATTACTGTGCTAGGGCACTTGGAAACAGTCTACGAGCGGGCTCCCTCAAGTTTTCTTAGGAACATATGTTTATGCCCATCTTGGGACTCTCCCTCAAGGCTTCAGTAATATTTATCCTTACCCATCTTGGGATTTACCCATCTAGTGATCGAATTACTCCGCCTTTCCCTACCCAAATCCCCTATTCCTATGTAGGCATTGGTGGAAGACTAAGGACTGGGCTATATATTTAATAGTCTTTCATgtactatgaatgtatatgaaattaagtacgactgtcatacatattgcagtctatattaatatcactactaaattctgcataagaacattatcaagcttcatatattaagcatacatattcagcacatccccatgcattccaccaagaacaaagatgttagtGTCTGTAACTTAATAACATATCTTATCGATGGTGATGTCAGTGGATGCTTTTTATTCCTTCCCTTtctatctctcaatgtgagggacaggtcacatctcttcatcatgtataccctttggcaagagacacaccctttaaCCATTAGctccctttgaaagagtgcaactcttcattatttctgccctttgaaagggacacaacctttcacaatcagatctgcacttttgattCCCCAATTATCCCCGCTTCAAATGAGTTCtcctctcccttttatacctcatatttggtggagtcacaacttatcatttcatgccttttgaccattcattaactttaatcaatttttaattatattcttttatattttaattttttttaattttattattttgtaatttaatttatttattattaaattatatttcaaagtggggacattacatagtgCATCCAATTACAATTgaggcaatttttattttttataatttttcgaTACTTTTGCATTTTGACATGATAATTAATGACTTGTGAAAATGGACCCTATTTTAAACAAAATAATACAACTTGACTTTTAGACTATGACACAAATTATCTCCTTATGAACGAATAATACATTTTAAGATATTAATCTgacaataaattatttaacctacaATGTCACAGCAAATTATCTAGAAATGGAAGAATATGCGAATACATATGGCTCAAATTTAGAAGACTAGGAAAGCTCGTAAGAATTGAGGGTAAGTTATTTAGAAATTACTCTTATTTTTAAATCTCTGAAATGGTAATTCTCTTGGCATCAATAATAGTTTTGATAGAATTCATGGCCACCAGATTCTTGGTGACTTCTTCATTGAGGTGCTCGATATCTCCACTTAAAATTGCATCTTGTATTGCAGCCCTATAAGCAACAATCTCATCATGATTGATATTCTTGCACACCTCCTTTCCTATGAAGAAATTAGGCAATACATGCTGAACCTTTGGAATTTTAGTTGACCCATCAACAAAATCAACATCATGAATTGTGCTCTTACCCATTTTGCTTCAAAAGTACTCCCTCAATATCACATGGACCTCAAATCATACAAGGGATAATACAAGAGACTAAAAAGTGATATTTACCTACATTTGCTTTTCTAAACATTAAATAAAATGTGGCAAATTCATAGACATGAATACCCATTCCAAGTGTCTCAGCTATTTTTGTTCATGGTCAAAATTGATATCTGACCTTCATGTTGTTGTGTAAGATTAAGaaaagcaataacaacaaattGCATGTAGTTTGAAGTATAATGAGGTATAGTTTCCGTCACTCATATGAATGCCTCCTTCATTTCATGAGCTCTCTTTTCCCATGCCATTCTCATTACCTTTTTTTGGTTCTTTGAATCCGTGGTTTTCTTACTCAACGTGTATCTATACAATCTACTATCCTATAGAGCCCACACCTTCATTATCCACTCCATGTTTGCATTCCATCCACATTCCCTTGACATAAGCACACACAAAGACTCCACAACACACTTAGATACCATCACCTTCTCTACATCTGTTTCCTCCAACTTGAGCCCTTCTTTCATGGCCAAGACCAACTTCTTTCCATCATAATTTTTCAGTTGTCCCACCGTGTATCATCAATGGCATTGACCATGAACATAAATTTATAGGCTTTTTTATTCAGCCTCTCTAGGTGACACGATACACCACAAAGCTCTTCATGCCTCAACGATATTCTTGAAGCCAACTGAAAGCAAGTTCGTTTCCTTTGTGATCTATGTTCCCATCGATATGGCAGCTATGCATGAGGTATTGAAATGCAGCATGTAGGAGAGAAAGAATGACACACAGTATATTTGAATTGCGGATATTATCACTCAAGTTTTTGAGATCAATTTCAATCTGTAGTGGATTTTGCCACGAATGAATTGGAAACATGACAATtgatacattttttttaaaaattgtacaaAACTACATACTGAACACAAAACTAATCATGATCCTAAAATATGACTAACAAAATCTCATAGCACAGGGCAAGCAAGGAATTGCAAAATTGCCCCTTCATTGATTAATAAACCATTATTATTactggctctaataccatattggacTTCAGAATGCTAATTTTACACACAACTAATACTATGCTTCTTTTTCATTGCAtttcaatcatatatatatatgattttcacATCTTATAATATATGGAACCTCCTATAACAACTCGCTTACATAGATAATCATAGGATAATAAATAAACaaactcctaacaaacctatcacATGGGGTTCATGACTAGGTTCAAACATATAACTAATGATGTAATATTCCTAACATATTCTTGTATTCATTGCATAGGAGAAAAATTAATGCATAGAAATTGCACTTGAGAGTAAAAGATATGCTATACAATTAATTGTTTATTAACATGCTTATGTTATCTGGTTGACCAGTATACATGGCCAGTGTGCTATTGTCATGTTTGATGTAACTGCACGTTTGACATACAAAAATGTCCCAACTTGGCACAAAGATCTTTGCAggtaaataaaataaattcaatgaGGGGCACAAGCAATTTGGTTAATTATCATTTCTATTTTGCTGATTTATTTCCCCATGCTTATTGCCTTAACACAGGGTATGTGACAATATCCCCATTGTTCTTTGTGGGAACAAGGTTGATGTGAAGGATAGACAAGTGAAAGCAAAACAAGTCACTTTTCACCGGAAGAAGAATCTTCAGTATTATGAGATATCTGCTAAAAGTAATTACAATTTTGAGAAGccttttctctatcttgcacggaAAATTTCTGGGTAAGTGTTAATCAACGGATTAAGTGATTGGAATAATTTTATGGACATGGATGCTGTAGTTTGATGCACTTCTGGTACTGCATTATTGCAAATAGGGATGCCAATCTTCATTTTGTGGAGACACCAGCACTTGCTCCTCCAGAGGTTCAGATTGATATGGCTGTGCAACAAAAGTAAGTTCAATAACGTTATTTTTTTCCCTTTGGATATCTGAGTTATTTGTAGTATAAAGATGTAGCATTTAGATATGTTGTATGAAATTAACTTGTAGTTGGTGAGTGTAGCATCAATCAGCATGCATAACTGAATGCAGGACCATTTGAATAAGTTAGATTGATAGAGTGGGTAGGGGGATGATTGTTTTGTTGGTCTCAATCATTAAAAATTATCCACAATTTTGTACTCTGTCAGACATTTGTATCATTTGCTTCAAGTATTTCTAGCTGTGCCTATTATCACTATGTGCTTGATTTTGTTCGTCTTCTTCAAAGTGATCTCTTCATATTCATTGCTCCTATAATGCTTTTTGGTTGATCCATCTATACTACAATAAATAGTTTCTCCACGTTAAATCCCTTGCAAAGTTCTCTCTTTTGGAGATGTGTTGCATTATAAATTGGTTCCAATTATGCATTGCATTCCTTAAGAGTGTAAATCATATGAATTGAACTATGTTTCATTTCGTACGTTAATTTTCTACTAATAACCTCTTTTGTTTAACATGGCTCTTTTAACTCACTGTAGTATTCATGAGATTAATGATGTTACTTCTAAGATCAGAATATTTCACAGTGAAGATCAACTTAATTTAAAACAATATCAACATATAAGGGGAAACTTTTAGATTTGTTGTTCGTCATCTTCAAATCTTGTGGGTCCATTTATTTCCTTTAAATACTTATTAAAAGTTAAACGTCCTTTACAAATTCTGTGTGTCTTAGGCATGCCTTTATGATGTCATCCACAATTTACTGGATTTTTTTTATATAAGTTACATCTAATGTAAATTCTCTTAAAGTGTTTCTGTGCGGTCCAGTTTACACTTCTCTTGGAGTTTTCTATAGTTCGTGATTTGACACTTTGTTTTCTGTTGTCTAGGAATTGACATTAGTTCCTTTTATAAAGGATGGCAAAGTAAAAcggtcaaatttttttttttctttctttggagTGAAATTTATGGGAATTTTCTGTGGTTTAGTGCAGTAAACATTATATTTTGTGAAGGAAGTACATTGGAATCTTCTATGCTATTTTTTCATACTGACACTAATTTATGTTATCTAAAATTTGAATGCTGGACTTAATTCAGGTACGAGGCAGACCTTGCAGCTGCTGCAGCACAGCCTcttcctgatgatgatgatgctgcctTTGACATCTAGAAGGGGACACTCAGTTTGCCAGCTTTCACTTCTGTGGAAAGTGGCTAAGTTTAATTCTGTTTCcactgtcaacattgtcattgtgatTTATTTCTGTGAATTGTCCTTGGATGGAACACTGTTTCTCTAAATTGTCATCCTTTTTGTGCCAGATTGTGGCCTGATAAGGCTGGTGAATATAGTGCGATGCAAATACAAGAATTTAGTTGAGTTCAATTTATCATGGCATAATGTTAAGAACTGCAGACTTTTGTAATTCTGTTCTTTGTTGTGTTTGGCAGTGATTTTTGTTTTACAATGTTGTAGAGTTGTGATACTAAGGTATAAAAGAGATTTTGTATTTATGGCATCGCAGCTTTATCATTTGCTTTGTTGATTTGGAGGACAGGTAATAGTGAGCTTTCAGTTAATGACTGCCTCAATCGGTGTTTGAATTGTCATCATTGGATGTCTGGTCTGAACCAGGCTAAtattgttgattttatggtagcgCTCGTTAACCACAGacaaacatcagatctgttgccttcccaaccatagacgataagctcttatcgtcacccccgagcacactacatgaccttcatgttattgaattcatatctattaatgcgatcatgaccttgcatatatatgaatcaatacctcctaatagacctcaagtcggccatatacttttggcgccaagggtggggtcagacctatatattacaagttacacacaagtggttcgcccaaatagggcctgccccaaattagactcatacaactgagatatttgtgcactaggtcggccctagaagagatccaacctagctacacaacaacaaatATGTGTATAAATTCTCTTAAGCGTTTTATAAGTATTATTGTGAAATACAGTGCTAATTTTCAACATATAGATTTCTGATAACAAATTGTCACTGagaaatatttcatgatctttTAAATATGTTATTACTTGTCAGCTAAAATGTGCCTGATGATAGCAGTGCATTGGGCTTGGTAGCTGTTGGTGTGCGTTTTATCATCCaccgaacatagaataaaatgtcCAAGGacactttatcctctcttgaacaaaatcactatgTATGCTAAGTTTGTGTGAAGATCATAAGGCGACTCCAAGGTTGATATGTGCAAACAAGTGGCTTTACGTTGgatatagcttccttggtgatgtttgctgaaatacaagggggacttacgctcaACTGAAATGATTCACAAATTAGGACTTAGACGGATTTGAGACtagattttatcttcttttttggGGGCGGAAttttcaattttggatttcaaaaaaaGGATGAAAAGGAGAAGGGTTTAGGAGTTCTATGCTATTCTTAACAACTCGAGAGATGGTAAAGATTAGTTGAAACTAACAACAatactttgcttcgccacactaaggacaactacacaaagtaggTGCAATCTTTAAGGGTTGTGCTAAAGATTTTCATACTGTGAATAATACCATCAAATGAACAACATTTATCCAAAGTAGAAGTTAAAACATCCATAAAATAAGCTAaggctaactttacacaatgaacaaaaatcatttgtttaaaaaaattatGAGCAATAATTTCACCAATCTAtactatcaaatctttcattcatctaacaaaTTTGTAAAGTAAATTCTATTCTACATTGGAGAAAATATGTAACCATGTGATAACAATAAGGATTCAAAGCAAAATTCTAATGAACTTTTATTATCAAAGTAgttcttagcaacaatctcataaaTCTCTTCACACaataaaatgagagaagaggagctTATATAGAGTTCTCAATAGAAATGAAAGGCTGAGATCAATCAAAGTTCAATGGTCGAGATCAAGACATAactaccctaattagggtttcccataaTAGGAATAAGAACTGATGCATGAAAGACAAGTGGCACGAGGAGCTATCTTCTAGGAAGGTGCATCCGTATCCTCTCTCCACAACAACATGTTCGATGAATGTGGACACAATAGGGCTGACTTCTTCCATCGTGACATGTGGCAGCATATTCACCTTGAACTTCATTCCATCCAAGTCATTCGCATATGTGGCAAAAGCATTTTCCCACTCCAATTCTTGTTTCTGGAAGGCATCCCTGATGGACAAGAAACTCGATGCCTTAGTCAAATTCTGTTCAGGATTGGCCCAGTGATGGTGAAGAAATTCTCTTGAGTTTTGAGCTTAAGATTTTccacttgcatatcattttcttgAATGGTCTCTTTTCCAAGTATATCAACAACCACAAcgaaaattttgttttgaatttctcTAATCTATAAGGCGCACcttatgagagaatgtgggcttggataacgggtcaagggtcccatataaccgttttttagtgcagctcatttggctagcgccaaatgacttccattgaaattttttaacctttgataaatttatactcTACACCCTATAAtatatactctataccctatagtttgatagccgcaaccataaaaattaaaccatttcaaacctataacaaataccctagatcgtatgaccaaatatgctaaatcctcgaccctatacaataaccataaaccctataacccaatatgctaaaccatatgaggtcgttatgggtcgtatggtgtcctaaggggtcattggtgtcctatgacccctcaggacaccatatgaccccttaggacacaatgtgaaccctaacgacgcgtaagaggttatatggtatcctaaggggtcataggacactatatgaccccttaggagaccatatgaccccttaggacaccatatgacccataacaacactatatggtgttctaaggggtcatctagtatcctaagcggtcatatggtgtcctatgaccccttaggacaccatatgacccataacaacactatatgatgttctaaggggtcacatggtgtcgtaaggggtcatatggtatcctaaagggtcataggacactatatgaaccgttaggacaccatatgaccccttaggacacaatatggtgccgttatgggtcgtatggtgtcatacccgtatgacaccatacgacccataacggcaccatattgtgtcctaaggggtcatatggtgtcctaacggttcatatagtgtcctataaccccttaggataccatataaccccttacgtgttgttagggttcacattgtgtcctaatgggtcatatggtacactatatgaccccttaggacactatatgaccccttaggacaccatatggtatcgttatgggtcgtatggtgttgtaagggccccttaggacaccatatggtgtcgttatgggttatatggtgttgtaaggggtcatatggtatcctatgaccccttaggacactatatgaccccttaggacacaatatggtgttgttatgggttgtatggtgtcctaaggggtcatatggtgtcctatgaccccttaggaccataggacaccatatgaccccttaggtctcgttagggatcatattgtgtcttaacgggtcatatggtgtgttatgaccccttaagacaccatatgaccccttaggacaccatatgacccataatgacaccatatgatgtcctaagggatcatatagtgtcctaaggggtcataggacaccatatgaccccttaggacacaatgtgaaccctatcgacatgtaaggggttatatggtatcctaaggggtcacaagacaccatatgaccccttaggacacaatatggtgttgttatgggtcgtatggtgtcgtaaggggtcatatggtatcctatgaccccttagcacaccatatgaccccttaggacacaatatggtgtcgttatgggtcgtatggtgtcctaaggggtcatatggtgtcctatggggccataggacaccatatgaccccttaggtgtcgttacagatcatattgtgtcttaacgggtcatacggtgtgttatgaccccttaagacaccatatgaccccttaggacaccatacgacccataatgacaacatatggtgtcgtaagggtcatgtagtgtcctaaggggtcataggacaccatatgaccccttaggacacaatgtgaaccctaacgacacgtaaggggttatatggtatcctaagggtcatagcacactatatgacccattacgacaccatatgaccccttaggacaccatatgaccccttaggacacaatatgatgttgttatgggtcgtatggtgtcctaaggggtcatatggtgtcctatgaccccttaggacaccatatgaccccttaggtgtcgttagggatcatattgtgtcttaacgagtcatatggtgtgttatgaccccttaagacaccatatggtgtcctaaggagtcatatagtgtcctaaggggtcataggacaccatatgaccccttaggacacaatgtgaaccctaacgacacataaggggttatatggtatcctaaggggtcataggacactatatgactcgttaggacaccatatgaccccttaggacaccatatgacccataacgacactatatggtgttctaaggggtcacatggtgtcgtcaggggtcatatggtatcctatgaccccttaggacaccatatgaccccttaggacacaatatggtgttgttatgggtcgtatggtgtcctaaggggtcatatggtgtcctatgaccctttaggacacaatatggtgtcgttatgggtcatatggtgttctaaggggtcatatggtatcctatggggccataggatacaatatgaccccttaggtgtccttagggatcatattatgtcttaatgggtcatatggtgtgttatgaccccttaagacaccatacgaccccttaggacaccatacgacccataatgacaccatatggtgtcctaaggggtcatatagtgtcctaaggggtcataggacaccatatgaccccttaggacacaatgtgaactctaacgacatgtaaggggttatatggtgtcctaaggggtcataggacaccatatgaccccttaggacaccatatgacccataatgacactatatggtgttctaaggggtcacatggtgtcctaagggatcatctggtgtcctaggaccccttaggacaccatatgaccccttaggaaacaatatggtgtcgttatgggtcatatggtgtcgtaaggggtcatatgatatcctatgaccccttaggacaccatatgaccccttaggacacaatatggtgtcgttatgggtcgtatggtgtcctaaggggtcatattgtgtcctatgatcccttgggacaccatatgacccgttaggacaccatatggtgtcattatgggtcgtatggtgtcctgagaggtcatatggtgtcctatggggccataggacaccatatgaccccttaggtgtcgttagggatcatattgtgtgctatgaccccttaagacaccatatgacccataatgataccatatggtgtcttaaggggtcatatagtgtcctaaggggtaataggataccatatgaccccttaggacacaatgtgaaccctaatgacacgtaaggggttatatggtatcctaacgggtcataggacattatatgacccgttaggacaccatatgacccataatgacactatatggtgttgtaagaggtcacatggtgtcgtaagagatcatatggtgtcctatgacccgttaagacaccatatgaccccttaggacacaatatggtgtcgttattggtcgtatggtgtcctaaggggtcatatggtgtcctatggggtcataggacaccatatgaccccttaggtgtcgttagggatcatattgtgtcttaacgggtcatatggtgtgctatgaccccttaagacaccatatgaccccttaggacaccatacgacctataataacaccatatggtgtcctaaggggtcataggacactatatgaccccttaggacacaatgtgaaccctaacgacacgtaaggggttatatggtatcctaaggggtcatagagacactatatgacccgttaggacaccatatgaccccttaggacaccatatgatccataacgacactatatggtgttctaaggggtcacatggtgtcgtaaagggttatatggtgtcctatgactccttaggacataatatggcgttgttatgggttgtatggtgtcctaaggggtcatatggtgtcctatggagtcataggacaccatatgaccccttaggtgttgttagggatcatattgtgtcttaactggtcatatggtgtgttatgaccccttaagacacaatatgacccattaggacaccttatgttgtcattatgggtcatatggtgtcctatggcatcataagacacctaatgaccgcttaggacaccatacgacccataatgacaccatatggtgtcgtaaggggtcatatagtgtcctaaggggtcataggacaccatatgaccccttaggacacaatgtgaaccctaacgacacgtaaggagttatgtggtatcctaaggagccataggatactatatgaccccttaggataccatatgaccccttagggcactatatggtgttctaaggggtcacatggtgtcctaaggggtcatctagtgtcctatgaccccttaagacaccgtatgaccccttaggacacaatatggtctcgttatgggttgtatggtgttgtaaggggtcgtatggtgtcctatgactgcttaggacaccatatgaccccttaggacacaatatggtgttgttatgggtcgtatggtgtcctaaggggtcatatggtgtcctatggggtcataggacaccatatgaccccttaggtgtcgttagggatcatattgtgtcttaacgggtcatatggtgtgttatgaccccttaagacaccatatgaaccct
The nucleotide sequence above comes from Cryptomeria japonica chromosome 11, Sugi_1.0, whole genome shotgun sequence. Encoded proteins:
- the LOC131070689 gene encoding GTP-binding nuclear protein Ran1B, with protein sequence MALPGQHVDCPSFKLVIVGDGGTGKTTFVKRHLTGEFEKKYEPTIGVEVHPLDFFTNCGKIRFYCWDTAGQEKFGGLRDGYYIHGQCAIVMFDVTARLTYKNVPTWHKDLCRVCDNIPIVLCGNKVDVKDRQVKAKQVTFHRKKNLQYYEISAKSNYNFEKPFLYLARKISGDANLHFVETPALAPPEVQIDMAVQQKYEADLAAAAAQPLPDDDDAAFDI